In a genomic window of Labeo rohita strain BAU-BD-2019 unplaced genomic scaffold, IGBB_LRoh.1.0 scaffold_456, whole genome shotgun sequence:
- the LOC127160786 gene encoding C3a anaphylatoxin chemotactic receptor has translation MTGSTAQNNTMQQKELTNLEIFSACISLATIVVGLIGNGIVIFLTGCRMKMTVNVMWFLNLAVADFIYLLYSCTDHLSVLGQRRSELLKNFIKMSSMNLFASIFFLVVISLDRCLCTWMVVWAQNKRTLLGARIICIIVWVLSIGCSIPYYIMVHNNLCLITYEFTVGFLMPFLIIASSYIAIGVRIKHFKSRKQLRSYRVIITVILAFFICWFPYHVWSFYSIAAEKKDQDVFEIVSIYLVDLNSCLNPFLYVFMCDEYKKKLKHSLQLVMETAFAEDHLSFSADGSGRTGQENQTEVLEM, from the coding sequence ATGACCGGAAGCACAGCGCAAAACAACACTATGCAGCAGAAGGAATTGACAAACTTGGAGATCTTTTCAGCTTGCATTTCACTTGCAACCATTGTTGTGGGTCTCATTGGAAATGGGATTGTCATATTTCTGACTGGCTGCAGAATGAAGATGACTGTCAACGTCATGTGGTTTCTCAACTTGGCAGTTGCAGACTTCATCTACTTGTTATACTCATGCACAGACCATCTCTCAGTTTTAGGCCAGCGGAGAAGTGAATTGCTGAAGAATTTCATCAAGATGTCATCGATGAATCTGTTTGCTAGTATTTTCTTTCTTGTAGTTATCAGTCTGGACCGATGCCTGTGCACATGGATGGTTGTTTGGGCTCAAAACAAACGAACTTTACTTGGAGCCAGGATCATCTGCATAATTGTGTGGGTTTTATCCATCGGCTGCAGCATTCCTTACTATATAATGGTTCATAATAATTTATGTCTGATCACATATGAATTTACAGTGGGCTTCCTCATGCCCTTTCTGATCATTGCATCTTCATATATCGCTATTGGAGTTCGAATCAAACACTTCAAAAGCAGAAAGCAGCTCAGGTCGTACCGGGTCATTATAACTGTAATCTTAGCTTTTTTCATATGTTGGTTTCCATACCATGTTTGGAGTTTTTATTCAATAGCTGCAGAAAAAAAGGACCAAGATGTGTTTGAAATTGTCAGTATCTACCTGGTTGATCTAAACAGCTGTCTGAACCCCTTTCTCTATGTGTTCATGTGTGATGAGTATAAGAAGAAGCTTAAACATTCTCTGCAGCTGGTGATGGAGACGGCTTTTGCTGAAGATCATCTGAGCTTTAGTGCAGATGGAAGTGGACGAACAGGACAAGAAAACCAAACTGAAGTCTTAGAAATGTAG